ggaaataaaatccTACGCTGTTTTTAGCACATAGGCAGTGAATTAAATTAAACATgagaatgggcagaaaatgtgacgtgttttatgatttttaattttctgtcaaTTATTGAGCTACTTTGTGGCTAGCTAGTTTTCAGGGTTTCCTGTGTACCTAGAAATTTCAGCAGCAACTTCTGCAATTTCCATCCACTGGTCGATGTTTGTACATGCTGATaacttttgaaaactgaaacttAAAAACTGACGATTGCATAGTCAGCAGTTATCCGATGCATTGATCTCCACAGAGAACCTGCAGGTAATCAAAACCTGCTCAGgtgtatggaagcccgtttcagccactaaataaaaacaaaaaagccagTATCcataacttgaaatttcgagttattttctcgaaatttcgagttattttctcgaaatttcgagttagctctgccaatcaaaaaTATACGTGAATGAGGTCGCTGTCTTGTTTCCCGGAAGCATATGGCGCAGAGGAACGCGCACTCAAAAACGGATCCCAAGAAATTGGCGCTTTCGCGAGTACGTTTGCTGACAGtaacaccatgtgattcagctaataacacagggatttcatcatttgtgaagccaggctgaaaacactcagcaatctgtgcgactggatgtaataccggtagcttagctgtagcatttgtagctgagggcttcagcttccgggtaacaaggaaatgaagtcattcacgtagattactgattggcagcgctaactcgaaatttcgagttacttttctcaaaattttgagttaataaatcgaaatttcgagttaatatgtcgaaatttcgagaaagtaactcgaaatttcgagaaaataactcgaaatttcgagaaaataactcgaaattttaagaaaataactcaaaattttgagttatggaacctttttttttttagtggtggaaacgggcttccatgcAGGTGTGATGAGTAAAAGTACAAAAGGAAATCCTTTTACTACAGAGACTTACCCAAACCACAAATGAAACCATCTAGCCAAACTGCAACAGTGACCATGACTGTGTGTCCATGAACCAATAgattaatctttttttcttaactatttcacaaactgctctGAAGCTGTTTTGGAAAACATCATATTTCCTGTCAGTGAACGGTAGTTTACTGGCTGTAAGACTTTAGTTTTCCAGGCAGGTTGAAGCAGGTTATGCACACATTGTTTGACCCAAATCTCAGTCAGACTTGATGCAGATGTGGCAGAAATGGCAGCTATGTTATGGTGAGGCTGATTTATAAATTGACCTATTTTGCTCGACAAGGCAGAGAGGGGAAACGGTGGGAGGGATTAACGAGGCCATGTGCAGTCAATGCAAATATGGTGAAGTGAGGAGAACGCTTCCTCTTCTTCTACTCACAGCCTGACAATCAGGATCGCAGTCAGACAGGCTAGCAGGACTGAAGGCGAGGACATCGAGCCAGCACTGTTCTGTGCAGCGCTACTGTCCTTATTTATTATACTTCCAACAACTCTCTTCACACCTTTCTCCTCCTTATGTGGCGTTTCATTTagtttctcctcttcctctttctcctgctccttctcttcctcccttGTATCAGGACCGATCTTGTTTATCAGTGTAGCGAGCGTTGTTGGGGGGGCAGATGGAGGCTTGGTGGCCTCAGCCGTGGTGTGTGGAGGCGGTGTATCTTCAGTGCTCGATGCAAAGTGCACGGTGGGAACACTGGGAATGCCGTCAGCGGTGGTAGACTCCACTGGAAAGTCAGGTGTTGTAGGAAGAACATCATCATCTGTAGGTTGGAGGGGATCAGTTGTTGCATCAGGACTGGATTCTCCTGTTGTGAGCATGGGATCAGCtgtcacatcatcatcatcttcatcctcttcttctACTGTGTCGGGAACTGGAAAACATAAATGAAGGTAAACTTGTTTTAATCTGGGATCTAATGAGGTCTCGCAGTCGTTAATGCTGCCAGTGAGAAATATTTTTAGGTAAGGGACCCGGGCGCATGTGCTCATAACAGAGCTGACGTCCCCTAAACTCTGTTACCATTGCTGcagaaaaaatacacacaggcaTGACATATAGAGCTTCGAGATCCCACAAAGTCACAATTTAGTTTGATTCGACCCACACTGGTGGATCTACAGTCCATATCAAATTTGACATGGGACAGCACGATAGcacatatatattatattaaattTATATGCTGataaaaaaatacatcaacAAAAATAAAGTCCTAAAATAAAATGCTGATGTGGATGAACACAGATCAGGAGGAGTAACGACTGTACTCTTACCACAGAGACTGTTTTCACATTTCTGGAGGTTTTCGGGGCATCTGGAGCACCAATCGCCTTCAACATACGGCCGCACTCCTTCATAGTTCCCTCTGAACACACGTACACAAAACATCATACAAATCCAAATTTAATAACTCCAGATTGTGttacaagaaaaacagaaataaaaagaaaagctaaCAGAAACTGAGTCAAACAGTTgagtgttagtctttgttagTTTGTCCGCAGCATGAGGCACCACCAGTGTATATATGCATCGTATTAAATTGCCTGTATTACTGTGAATCAACTGACTTTAAAAAGTATGTTAACAAAGGGATGTTAAAATATACAATACAGCCCAAAGAATTCACATTTAATGACGTGTCTCCTGCCTTCAGTCAAACAAGTAAAGTGTAACTAGAAGAATTTGCATTTTCTGCaaaaatgcagtgtgaatgcaGTGTGGTGGAAATTAACTGCTGAAAAATGCAAACGAAGCAGaactttctgctgaaaagaagtGAAGAAGCTGAAGTGTTTGCTGAAGACAGCTTTATTTGAAAGGGTACACCGAAGAGTGTCAAGAAAGAAGAATGAGCGAGAGCGGGGAAGATGTGCGGCAAGAGCTACGGGTAGGATTCGAACCTGCGCCACCCAGTATACTGGCAGCTGCTCATCTCAGTGAGCCAAACAGGCACTTATCTCAGACACTGGAGTTGGAGGTGAAGAAGCTGAAGTACATATTAGAAAAGTTGCAGAATTCATTCAGGATTCCTCTCaaacaaatggccataatttcctaaccgttgGGTCTAAAATGGTCATTCTTGCACGCTTCTTTTAAGAGCAGATGGGGAAATCTTCAGGTGTTCATAATTCATTATTacaatatgaattattaaagatgtaTGACTTGTAATGTAACATAACTGAGTAGAAGAGAAGtgaaaactgccttgacttgctctCAAACAACGTTTTGTAACGTTAAATCTATTTGAAGCATCCACCATCATTCTTTAACAATCATTAGGCTTTGGTGAACCATCATGGAggttttcaggtctctgtggaaatccatgaAGGAGATATAACAAGAGAAAAAAGTGCTTTATTTCCGGAGTTTGAAATCCGAGAGAAGCACAGATTTCCTGCCCTCAAACAAATGCAATTCGTGgataaacagaacaaaaattaTTGAATTGTGAGCAttaggagtgtctgaagataaaCTGGCCAAAGGCTCAAGCTTTGAAATTGTTTCATTGAGGAGATATGACAACTGGAAAGCGGCTCGCATTAGAGAATTCCAGCCTGATTGTGtttctatggagagttttcagaCTTTGTGTAGCTCTGAGATGATTTGACAAAAATCTCTTACTTCCACAATAATGATAGAGTGAAAACTGAGCGAGTTTTCACTCAAAGCAAACTGCATAACAACgtatgtattttctgaaaaatcataatgatgcaactgaaaacttaaaGAGGGATTAAATTAAAACGAAAGAAgatgtgaaaaagctgaattccACATGAATAGCTCAATTTGTGTGAGTGCTTTACAGCATTCACACAATTATTAGTACAGTCCACAAGAGGGAGCACTTGTTGTAGTATTGTGCAGCAGTAACACTGGAAGGAGTCGTGGTACTGACGCTGGGTAGTAGTTACAGACGAGGAAGGAGACtctgtcccagtccagtccCTCCATAGTGTCACAGAGATGGAAGGCACAGcccactctgtgtgtgtctgcccaCACCATCtgtaacacacacgcacagtttaaactgagtGGATCTGCCACATTCTACACAAGCTTTGGACAATGTCCTCTGCAGTGGATTTTAGCCATTTTAGTCGTATTCCCATTACTGAGAAGTAACTGGACAGTTGATTGATAATTAAAGTCATTCTCAGTTTGGGCGTGCACCCTGTCATTGTCCACATACATAGCCTAACTGtgtatactgtgtgtgtgtgtgtgtgtgtgtgtgtgtgtgtgtgtgtgtgtgtgtgtgtgtgtgtgtgtgtgtgtgtgtgtttgtgacctGTGTGTAGTGTCCACACATCTTATCTTCGTCACAGCTGTTGTTCTGGAAGTCGTAGTCCAGGCGTTCTGCACAGAACAGATCAATTAGAACACACTATTCTAATGTGAACAATGATGAGACTTAGTTGAAGAATCACCACATTCAGGACATATCCAGTGACAAGTAAAGGTTCTGCAGTCAAGATGAACATCTGGTATGTTTATCCTGAAACTTGAGAGataatacaaaataataaacagaagCTATAACAATAAGGTTCAATAAGGATGCAAAGCTAAAGTGCTGGTCTGGCACAGGGCACTGCTGTCAGAAGTATGATGGTTGGAAAAACCACAAGAAATCTCACAACACAAAAAGCAACAATTTCAGCACAGCTGAGTGAAATCAAATACAAAAAGTGTTGAAAACTGAGAAACTACATCAGGAGCTGTAACTTTAACATTCAGTGttaaagttacatttttatacaagTTCAGTAAATCACTGATCCATAGTTAATGTGTGGTAGGTTCATCTATTAACATCACAGCAGCAAAAATACTTCTAGTGATACTGCAACATAACAATGCATTTAAAATCTAGTCGGCATTCGACTgtagcagaaatgtttttagtTACCAAAGGTGAGGAAAAAATCGAAACTCCAACCTCAGCCTGGGTGTGCCACAGCTGAGCTGGTGGATATTAAAGCTTATAAGTTTCCTCAAACTAGTCCATATTAGAAAAATTATAACTTGGTGAAATGCTCGAGTCCTGTTCTGTTAATTTGCGTTTGTTTATTACAGAGTGACAGTTTTTGATTTATTGCAGTAACGAGCGCTGTGACAGTGTTTAGTTATTCCTTCAGATTTATGAGAATTGTCATTATCCTGAACATTTACAGTCACAGTTCAATCCACActttcacaacagcagtcgcctcaaggtgctttatactgtaagataAAGGCCCTTCAAtagtacagagaaaaccccaacaatcaggtgTCCCCCTAacagcaagcacttggtgacagtggattaaatgcagagaagtGTACAAACatatagtgagtgaagaagaaacacccagtgcatcatgggaatccccggcagcctacacctattgcaacatcactaagggaggattcagggtcacctggtccagcactaactatatgctttagcaaaaaggaaagtttgaagcctgatcttgaaagtagagatagtgtctgtctcccgaatccaaactggaagctggttccacagaaaactgaaggctctgcctcccattctactgtTAAATACTctggaacaacaagtaggcctgcagagcgagagcgaagtgctctaatagggtgatacgAGAAACAAAACTAGTTGTGGTGATCGTATTTTAAAAGCAGCAGTAATTTTTTAAAACCCCTGAGAAGTCGACTCAAAGAGACTGTCTTTCTGTAGTAAAGGTTTACTAGTGATTATAAATAGACAAACATCTTATTTGCTCTGACTTGTCATTGTGAAATAGATTGGATTGCAGATCTCGTAGTTGTAAAATACTGAAAACCAACACTGCTTGGAGCGGTTTTCTGTAAGCCTCACTTCTACTGTTCAAAGATAACCACTGACTGTAATCTGTCTGCTGTAAACAAGAAAGCCAACAAATATTTACTTCTGAGATCACTCACCCAGGAACCATTTCTCCAGAGCCGCTCGGAGGTCCAGGGGCCCGGTGCCCGCGTACAGATTCTCTCCAGTATCTTCCAGTTCTGGGTTGTGGTTCCAGATGCATTTAGCAGCGTAGCCCTCTGCCACCAGCTTCAGGTTTGGATCCCATTTCTGCAAACAACCACTGAATGTTACAGAAGTGCTGGTTTGGCACCACCAAATCTGCTGTTTGTTAATCATAAACAGCTCGTGTCATTTTGCAAGGCAGCGTGTTATAACTTTAGATACAGAGAGGAAGTCACGTAACCAACCATATTACAAGCTGTCAGAGTTTAAAGCAATCAAATGAACATGTAAAAGTAAAGCTGGTTGACAAAACGCCTTTTTCCAACATTCCTGTCATGatccattttttattattattttttgtttctgttagtTTCTGGTTGTACTTTAGTGATTTTTTTAGATGCTTCCTTTGTTTATCCTGGTTTCTATGTTcgtgtatttcctgttttactttgacagtcccgTGTTTTGCTTCCTCCCTGTCTCGTTGGTTCATCTGCGTTTCCTCTGCTTTTCTCGTGTTTTCCAAGTCCCAGGTTTCTTCAGGTCTCAGGCTCTGTATTGTTTTTTCCCTCTGTATCTAGTGTTGTGTTGCTTAGCTTCCCCCAGTTTAGGATTTTGTTAGTTTAGCTCAGTTCCCCGTTGGATTTGGTTTTGTAGTGTTGTGTGCAGCCCCAAATAAAGGCTCATCTTCTGTTCAACATCTACCTGCATCTCTGTTGTGTGTCGATCATGAACTCTACTATAGGGAAGCcccagaataaaaaaataaatcaatacacTTGAACCATCCTCATTGTTGTTGAAATATTTAAGATTAGTAGAAATAGAGAACCAGTTCCCAGAGGTTCAGTTCCTTGGAACTGTTAGTGTGCCTGCTTATGGATCACGCTTATCGGATCTACTTATCTAATCAGTTCAGTTACATTTTGCATGCCGGAGGAGGAAAATAGTGGctcagtctccagcctggacattacttttgtttttattgcacaaaaggacgaGTTAATTGCAAACTGCCTGCAGGACGGAAACAACTGCATGATGCTGCCAACGCAACTCCAGCTCTTTACAAGCACCTGCACCACACAGCATGCGACTCATTCACATGAAGGTAaagtctttgatatgctgcttggAGATTGTGGTGACTCTCAAAGCTGAGCCAGTAAGAACCCAAAGACAATCAATGAGaactaaaaaaatcaaatgaatcTTATCAGTGCCCATCCCTACTGATAATTCTGTTACAGCTAACTTTCATTTCAGAATTATATCCTGTTCATTACACTGTTGATACAAATTACAGTGAAACAGCAACAGTAGGGTCTGAGGTACAGGTACAGGGAGAAAGATGTAAGAACGAGAGAACACaagaggaggaagtggaaatGTAAAGCCTAAGTTTTTTTTGTAATCAGATATTGATTGTGTTCATGTTGTGTTGCTGAAGTGTTTTCATATTGTGGGACAAACATAATAATTATGGCATAATTGTGCTCCATAAGTATAATAACTGTGTGTTCAGTGCTGCCTTGTAAGTGACTCTCTGTGAAACACAAGCTgacttttatgcttttattcaTCGGTGCCGTACATGTGGCTCTGATATCTGAGTCGCGGCCTTGAAGTCGTTGGCCGGTTCGCCCGGATCAGGACTCGAAGCAGAGATGAAAGCAAATTTCATGCATACAAGTacaaaagacacacagacatcaaTGAACTGGTGCACATCGTCGTTCATGTGCTGCAAGCAGCAGTTCAGCAGGGATGACGACCACGACTCTGTCCAGTTATTTGGTCTTCATGTTTATTTGTGCACGCTGCACAAATCAGAGTTTTAATGTAGACACAGCACCGATGCTTTCACGACAACTGAGTGTatatgttttattaaaatttcaCACCAGACGTTACTAAAGTCATACTTATGAATTATTGTTTGTGAGATTAAATTGGTGGTTTTATAACCCTTCTCCATTTTTTGGTTCCCTCCCCTCTTTAAACCTGCTTTTAATTATCATGATAATTTCATTGCATTTCCCAAGAGTTCAACAAGCCATAAAACAGTAAATCCAAAACAGCAATGTACAAATATTCTGGAGCTGCTTTAATCTGGTTATCTAACCACCTCCATATCTCCCAGTACTATAAAATCAGCCACAGCTCTCCAGCAGAGTCAACAGCAGGATCattgttgctgttttctgtgACACTGGTAGAGGCTTCATAAGCTGAACGGCCTCTTAAAGTAAATTTGACAGCCGgtagttaaataaatattattgcaCATGATATGACATTTAATATCAGACCAATGAAATGTCGAACGCAGAGAGCTGATTCATAAGCAGCCACTGTGTTTGAGCCACCAAGGCTGAGTCATCCTGTCCTGGCCTCGCAGTCATTTAAAGATGctgaagttatttattttttccaattattttctATCCTGCTTCCTTTATACAAGACAAACCATGGGCGACCCCTTacccctgacctctgaccctgaaCGCAGTCTGACCCCCTGACGTGCACATTTCCTTCCCATCATGTCTGTAACAGCAGGTTCCTGTACAGAAACTGATCTGGTGAAAGGCAAATAGCCCACTGCAAGGACGTGTGACCTTCAAAAAAGTCATTAAGAACAGCGGCTCTCTGTATCAGCTTCCTTttaggaagaccaaccaaaaaaTGCTCCGACTGGGACAAGAAATGACAATGGACCGGCAtcagtccgtgagtcgtttggtaccgggctgcgagagttgaggctcgtgTGTGAAAgtcatggttttcagggttttgatCCTTTTTATGGTTAACgcagtttccctgggtcttttcccgtgtgttatgaataaatcttcccgctggtactggttttattttgctgtatttatccgcaacaagTTTTCGGACAAAACCGGTCAAAGTCACCATTAAGAGTTCTGATTCGCTGTTTGCCTCCCACTGCAGCTGAAGACGTCATGTGATGATGGTCATGAGTGATGAGACGGAGCACAGTGACGCCTTTAACTCAGCCCGTTGTCTGCAGCTCGTGGTCTGAGTCACTGTTGCTACGAAACCTAAAGAATGAACAACAGGACCCTGACAGGGAGTTTAATATCcccgtgtgcgtgtgtgtgtttatttgtccAGCGCTGACATGCAACACAAACAATAGTCAGGGGTCTCCTTCACATTCCTCTCCCTGCAGGCGCTCGCAACATCTGGTCTGTATTATGACTTTCAGGTCATgtggtgtacacacacacacacacacacacacacgatcatCACTGTCGACTGTACTGGAAGTCACCTGATCTGAGAACAGCTGATTATGTTCTCCTGAGTTTAACTGCAGCCTGTATTTTGTAATCTGAAcaaagtttttgtgttttaatcacTGACTCATAAATTAATGGATATGTTTCACTGTTTCCAAGCTCACAGAGTCGAGGTTTCTCCCTCAGGTGTGGACTTCAGTATAAAGTGCGTatgcatatataaataaaacgtaATTGAATTAAAATCACAAAGGATGAGTTTACTTAGTGAGTCGTGGCTACAATGAAAGTTGAGTTTGTTTCTAGAGCACATTAGACCCCCCCCCCTCCGAAAAATCTGAAACAGATttattagttagtttgtttgcatTTGCCATAGCTTACTGGGCTCTAGGTCCGTTTCGGGCTCTAACATGTGACGAGTAGGTTCGTCAAAGTCAGTGTTCTGTTCAGCTGGATGTGAACTGGTCAACCTGATTCTCCTTTGTGCCCTTTCCATCTGGTTCCCCTGTACTGGTTGCACTGGTTTGGCTCAGTCCAGGTCTCTGAACCAGCTGCTTTGCAGACGCCTTTACATCCCAACAAATGCTGAACTCTgtcctctgtctctttctcctcctcccttTGAGTCTCCCCTCATCTCCCTGTTGCTCCTCTTTTCCATCACTGTCTTCTTACCTCCTCTTTCTCCCCTCATTTGTCTTCTCCTTCCTACCTCCTTCCCTTCCTTGTCTCCTTGAACTGCTTCACATCTTTTTCTCTGCAGACCAGCTAAAATCATAAGAAAATAATATGAAAATGGAAACGTCCCTGTGGGGCTCCCATGGAGGCTGAGACAGCCTGCGACCTCCCCTGGTCCaaacgcgcgcgcgcgcgcgcgcacacacacacacacacacacacacacacacacacacacacacacacacacacacacacacacacacacacacacacacacacattcctctGGGCGCTCATTCATTCTCTCTGactaattttcttttctctctctatctAAATCTTCTCTTCCCCCCTCTTCATCGCTTGGCTCTTCCCCAGCCGTCCTCCTCTTCTGTTGCTCAACCTTGATCGTTCACTCCCTCGCTGTTCAGTCTGTTCCCTCTGACACGCTTGCTAATGGAAACACCCGCCTGTTCCTGGAACCCAGGCCTGATTTACTCTGCTGATAAAGAGTGATGACCCTGCTCTGCCAACCTGTGCAAGCACGTTTTTATCAACTCACTGAGTGAATTAAAAATGGTTTTGGTTGGTAGTAAAAGGAGGCGGGGAGGCAGTGTTATTAAAATGGATCTTTGCCATCCATTGTATGCTGGAAGATAGGAAAGAGAAATAAACAAATCCATGCTAGCAGTTCTGTAACTACGACTAAAACAAACTGCAGCATTCAGCATAACAGGTGCTTTTATGTGTCCTGAGGTGTTTATAGTGACAAGTGGAGTAGATTAACCATGAGATGTTAGAGAAAGCAAACAGGGAGGAAGTGAAATTCACAGCACCTCAGATGCTGGAATTACAAAACAAGAGAATAACTTGAACCTGAACATCGATAACTACAATCACAAGCACTCAAACGTTtatcagagaaataaaagaCTCCATTGACATCTGGCAGCTGTTTTTACATTGAAGACTTGATATAAAAGCCCAGGTTACACTGCAGATGTGTGATCGCGCAGAGTCACTGACAGCAGTCTAGCCTTAGTCAGAGATGCTCGGCAACATCCTTCAGCTCCTCCAGGGGGACACAGAGACGACcccccaggccagccgagagtcCAGTGTCAGGGAGATTACGTGCAGCATCGCTGCATCAACCATCCGTTCTTTTCTAGGTGAGCGCCGTGGCCTCagttttggaggtgctgattctgaTCCCTGCTGGTCCACACTAAACCAAAAAGATCACCTGTGGACTCTGTGGACTTCATCAGTGACATAATGAAGCACCAAAGTCCCTACATCACCTCGCTGATGCAGTTCCCgcatttatttttcatctcatTTGTTCTCCCAGGGCGGCTGGAGCGGCTGGTGTTTCTCAGTTTAACCTATCGTCCCGCTCACTGGAGTTTTTCTACATCACTCTCTCCACTGAAACCAATCCTAATAGCAGCCCTGCTGAGGAGATTTCCACAATGGAACCACACATTAAAGTTCCTGTGGTGGAAAACGGACTAATCCTTTCTTCTGGTTTATGGGCTTCAGAGGTTTAATTGCTTGTGGTTAACATGTGACCCAGACTTTGACAGATCTTGGCTGATGATTGTCAGGCGGGTGTCCTGCATGATGCTGCCATTTGGCAGTCAGAGGTGCGCCCTGAGCGTCTGTGTGGGGAGCAGAGTCTTCAGTTCGCTCTCAGGCCCGGGCACAAAAGGTTTAATAGAGAGATGGGACGATAAGAACTTAGCGATTCAATATCCTTATCGATTATCTGCTTCTCATTCGCTCTGCTTTAAGAGTCACCACCATCAataagcagcatatcaaagacatcaGAATCAGTTACATGCTGTGGGTCGAATGTTTGTGCGTGTTGGGAGTATTTCTTCTCTTTGTTGTGTTGTTACTCcaaaaaaagtaatgtattatatatattacaCAGGACAGTTTTCTTAAGTGCTCACAGAAGAATGgctgtaaataataataatggcacATACAGTGTTTTTCTTAGTATTTAGGTATGAAGGTAAATGCAacagcacaaagcaaagatgaaatcaAGCACAAGGTGGTCACCACAGTGACTCTACTtataaacatgaacaggtagaactGGAGGCCGAGCGCTGAGGGTCAGGGTCAGGCTGCTGGGTCACTCGGCTTTAAACTGTCTCTgggctagcttagcattagcatgctgtctATGCAGGTGTTTACAAAGAGTTCTGTTAGCAGTACAATGCAGCTGTTTCTCCTCTGGACACGGTTTGCACTTTACCGTCACACTCTCGTCTTTTTGGGAAATGAAATATAAGTAATGTTCACATCCACACTGTAGACTGCGCCACTGTTTTTCTCCTTTGCACATAACTAAAACCAACTGATTGTAAGTGGAGCCGGTAAAAGGGGGAGACTAACAGTTCCAAGGAACTGACCTACTGGGACTCCCAATGTCAGTTTAACTAAGGTAACATGACATGACTCAGTCAGACCTCATGTTAAACTGTTCAAAAGCTGGATTTCACAAACACTCTGGCCTCAATCATGCTGGATTCTTTCAGAAGAGCAGAAGCCAGAAATCCACAAATATAAGTTTGCTATCTGAAAAACCAACGACCAGTGAaaagctctctgtctgtgtttgtagtCAAATTAACCTTTGataaaaacacattcacataaaagacaaaaaaaatatatttttgaataATGAAGGAAACATATAAGGTGGTCTCGCTCTTTTATAGGTACTGAAAGACATATTTTCTTTGAATTATGAAAAACCGACTGAATGTTAACCTGAAATACAACATGTCAGGTCATGTCAGCAATAGATCATCTAGACAGCTGGACATGTTTCTGCTGTTACATGACTTATCTGTGCTGATATGATCAAATTGCAAAGTGAAAAATATGGAAGCAGTTATGATTTTAATTAGAAGGATATTTAATTATCACGATAAATATCCCAGCTgtttgtcaaacacagctgaatACTTTGATCCTAAAATTCCCTCAGAGAACTCAGAGAGGTGCATCCTTCACTGTAACATCTCCAAAACGAGTCAGACTTCCTCCAGCTCGTCTTTGGTCCAGTGAGCAAACCAAAACAAGCAGCCAGCCCGAAGCTTCAGCACAAAACCATCGCAGAGCTTTTATCTGATGCACAGACAGAAAGCTCTCACATGCACTCTGAACTGTGATAATCATGCTTTTTTATTAATCCTTCATTGATAAATGT
This region of Maylandia zebra isolate NMK-2024a linkage group LG20, Mzebra_GT3a, whole genome shotgun sequence genomic DNA includes:
- the LOC101476713 gene encoding uncharacterized protein LOC101476713, with the translated sequence MHLQGLSALQGVSTQRGTMTPWTTQDGASCSSRERTGSSGRCSPLRRAPLWVWLLLGALVVPGAWSFLNEEQEEMLVELHNHFRGQVSPSASAMMPLKWDPNLKLVAEGYAAKCIWNHNPELEDTGENLYAGTGPLDLRAALEKWFLERLDYDFQNNSCDEDKMCGHYTQMVWADTHRVGCAFHLCDTMEGLDWDRVSFLVCNYYPAGNYEGVRPYVEGDWCSRCPENLQKCENSLCVPDTVEEEDEDDDDVTADPMLTTGESSPDATTDPLQPTDDDVLPTTPDFPVESTTADGIPSVPTVHFASSTEDTPPPHTTAEATKPPSAPPTTLATLINKIGPDTREEEKEQEKEEEEKLNETPHKEEKGVKRVVGSIINKDSSAAQNSAGSMSSPSVLLACLTAILIVRL